The following proteins come from a genomic window of Microbacterium lemovicicum:
- a CDS encoding pentapeptide repeat-containing protein, whose amino-acid sequence MPKRPTLTAPSFDPLVLDDLTPGRSDELRPRASLEGRSFTDISVDAVDLESAELTACRVSALRASTLGLRYAHLSELAMAGIDAPIWTTARGTWRDVEVDASRSGSIEAYESSWNGVHFRNCRLGFVNLRGSSLQDVAFTDCMIDELDVGQSKITRFAAPGTRIGRLLVEQSTLQHVDLRGADLSDIAGLNALRGATISSSQLAQLAPLLAADRGIDVSD is encoded by the coding sequence ATGCCGAAGCGTCCCACCCTCACCGCGCCATCGTTCGACCCGCTCGTCCTCGACGATCTCACCCCCGGGCGCAGCGACGAACTCCGCCCGCGCGCGTCCCTCGAAGGCCGGTCGTTCACCGACATCTCGGTCGACGCGGTGGATCTGGAGAGCGCCGAGCTGACCGCCTGCCGCGTGAGCGCCCTGCGCGCGTCGACGCTCGGCCTGCGGTACGCGCACCTCTCCGAGCTGGCGATGGCCGGCATCGACGCGCCGATCTGGACCACGGCCCGCGGGACGTGGCGCGACGTCGAGGTCGACGCCTCCCGTTCCGGATCGATCGAGGCGTACGAATCGTCGTGGAACGGGGTGCACTTCCGGAACTGCCGCCTCGGCTTCGTCAATCTGCGCGGGTCGAGCCTGCAGGACGTCGCCTTCACCGACTGCATGATCGACGAACTCGACGTCGGCCAGTCGAAGATCACCCGCTTCGCCGCGCCGGGCACGCGGATCGGGCGCCTCCTCGTGGAGCAGTCGACCCTTCAGCACGTCGACCTGCGCGGAGCGGACCTGAGCGACATCGCCGGACTGAACGCCCTGCGCGGAGCGACCATCTCCTCCTCGCAGCTGGCCCAGCTGGCACCGCTGCTCGCCGCAGACCGCGGCATCGACGTCAGCGACTGA
- the poxB gene encoding ubiquinone-dependent pyruvate dehydrogenase, which produces MGQNVADLFVHTLVRAGVTRVWGLPGDSLNGFTDAIRRSGELEWRHVRHEEAAAFAAAGEAHVTGELAVVAGSCGPGNLHFINGLFDAQRSRVPVLAIASHIPSAEIGSSYFQETHPQELFRECSDYVELVGDPAQLPWVLETAMRTAVEKNGVAVVVVPGDIFHRDAPKRRPSAPIRATRPRVLPSEDELAAAAGLLNDAGSVTILAGAGVAGSHDEVMALAEALQAPIVHAFRGKEHIEYDNPFDVGMTGLLGFASGYRAMERCDALLILGSDFPYREFYPEKATVIQVDVRGEQLGRRTPIDLGLVGDVGETARALAPLVRAGRSDAHLKDSLKHYRSTRHQLDELANDDGRSPIHPQYVAKLVDELSAEDAIYTADVGSPVMWAARYLRMTPDRRLIGSFSHGSMANAVPHALGAQAAAPDRQVIALAGDGGISMLMGELLSIRQNDLPVKVVVFNNSSLNFVELEMKAAGTVTYGTDLVETDFAAIAQASGIAGYRVEKASDLAATLKRAFDEPGPALIDVVVARQELTIPPSITVAQAKGFALYALRTVFSGRGDELLDLADTNVWRRLFN; this is translated from the coding sequence ATGGGTCAGAACGTCGCCGATCTCTTCGTCCACACCCTGGTGCGCGCGGGGGTGACGCGCGTGTGGGGACTGCCCGGGGACTCGCTGAACGGCTTCACCGACGCGATCCGCCGCTCCGGCGAGCTCGAGTGGAGGCACGTCCGCCACGAGGAGGCGGCGGCGTTCGCCGCCGCGGGCGAGGCGCATGTCACCGGCGAGCTCGCCGTCGTCGCGGGCAGCTGCGGTCCGGGCAACCTGCACTTCATCAACGGCCTCTTCGACGCGCAGCGGAGCCGCGTGCCGGTCCTGGCCATCGCCTCGCACATCCCGAGCGCGGAGATCGGGAGCAGCTACTTCCAGGAGACCCACCCGCAGGAGCTCTTCCGCGAGTGCAGCGACTACGTCGAGCTGGTCGGCGACCCCGCGCAGCTCCCCTGGGTGCTCGAGACCGCGATGCGCACCGCCGTCGAGAAGAACGGTGTGGCCGTCGTCGTCGTGCCCGGCGACATCTTCCACCGCGATGCCCCGAAGCGCCGGCCCTCGGCGCCGATCCGGGCAACCCGCCCGCGCGTCCTGCCGAGCGAGGACGAACTCGCCGCGGCGGCCGGCCTGCTCAACGACGCGGGCAGCGTCACGATCCTCGCCGGGGCCGGCGTCGCCGGTTCGCACGACGAGGTGATGGCCCTCGCCGAGGCCCTGCAGGCGCCGATCGTGCACGCCTTCCGCGGCAAGGAGCACATCGAGTACGACAACCCCTTCGATGTCGGGATGACCGGCCTGCTGGGCTTCGCGTCGGGCTACCGGGCGATGGAGCGCTGCGACGCCCTCCTGATTCTCGGCTCCGACTTCCCGTACCGCGAGTTCTACCCCGAGAAGGCGACGGTCATCCAGGTCGACGTCCGCGGCGAGCAGCTCGGTCGCCGCACGCCCATCGACCTCGGCCTGGTCGGCGACGTCGGCGAGACGGCCCGGGCGCTCGCGCCGCTCGTGCGAGCAGGGCGTTCGGACGCGCACCTGAAGGACAGCCTGAAGCACTATCGCTCCACACGGCATCAGCTCGACGAGCTGGCGAACGACGACGGCCGGTCGCCCATCCATCCGCAGTACGTCGCGAAGCTCGTCGACGAGCTCTCCGCCGAGGACGCGATCTACACCGCGGATGTCGGCTCCCCGGTGATGTGGGCGGCCCGCTATCTGAGGATGACCCCCGATCGGCGGCTCATCGGCTCCTTCAGCCACGGGTCGATGGCCAACGCCGTGCCCCACGCTCTGGGCGCCCAGGCCGCCGCACCGGACCGCCAGGTGATCGCGCTGGCCGGCGACGGCGGGATCTCGATGCTGATGGGCGAGCTGCTCTCGATCCGCCAGAACGACCTGCCCGTGAAGGTCGTCGTCTTCAACAACTCGTCCCTGAACTTCGTCGAGCTGGAGATGAAGGCCGCCGGCACCGTCACCTACGGCACGGATCTGGTGGAGACCGACTTCGCGGCCATCGCGCAGGCGTCGGGCATCGCGGGCTATCGCGTGGAGAAGGCGAGTGATCTCGCCGCCACGCTGAAGCGCGCGTTCGACGAGCCGGGGCCGGCGCTCATCGACGTCGTGGTCGCCCGTCAGGAGCTGACCATCCCTCCGTCGATCACCGTGGCGCAGGCGAAGGGCTTCGCCCTCTACGCGCTGCGGACCGTCTTCTCCGGCCGCGGCGATGAGCTCCTCGACCTGGCCGACACGAACGTCTGGCGTCGCCTGTTCAACTAG
- the pdxH gene encoding pyridoxamine 5'-phosphate oxidase, whose amino-acid sequence MTDPRDALSRHTDYGAERLEEAGIAADPVVQFEAWLVEAADRDVYEPNAMVLGTIGEDGVPSSRTVLLRGVDDTGFVFYTDQSSRKGRALAAHPIATLLFPWYSLHRQVIVTGEVAPVDDAESDAYWYSRPHGSRVAGTASEQSRPIGSRVDLEERVAQLEQQYPEGSDVPRPERWGGFRVRPFRVEFWQGRTSRLHDRLVFFRTPGADEPWSLERLQP is encoded by the coding sequence GTGACCGATCCCCGCGACGCCCTCTCCCGCCACACCGACTACGGAGCGGAGCGCCTCGAAGAGGCCGGCATCGCGGCCGATCCCGTCGTCCAGTTCGAAGCGTGGCTCGTCGAGGCGGCCGATCGCGATGTCTACGAGCCGAACGCCATGGTGCTCGGCACGATCGGCGAGGACGGCGTCCCCTCGAGCCGCACCGTGCTGCTGCGGGGTGTGGACGACACGGGCTTCGTCTTCTACACCGACCAGTCATCGCGCAAAGGCCGAGCCCTGGCCGCACACCCGATCGCCACGCTGCTCTTCCCCTGGTACAGCCTTCATCGTCAAGTGATCGTGACCGGCGAGGTCGCACCCGTCGACGACGCCGAGTCCGACGCCTACTGGTACTCGCGGCCGCACGGCTCCCGGGTGGCGGGGACGGCGAGCGAGCAGTCCCGGCCCATCGGCTCCCGTGTGGACCTCGAAGAACGCGTGGCGCAGCTCGAGCAGCAGTATCCCGAGGGCTCCGACGTGCCCCGGCCCGAGCGCTGGGGCGGCTTCCGCGTGCGGCCGTTCCGCGTCGAGTTCTGGCAGGGCCGCACGTCGCGGCTGCACGACCGGCTCGTCTTCTTCCGCACCCCCGGTGCGGATGAGCCCTGGAGCCTGGAGCGCCTGCAGCCCTGA
- a CDS encoding dihydrofolate reductase family protein, which yields MRQLIVTGFMSTDGVMQGPGGDEGWRNDGWTFKAVDFDPSAYEIKGREQGEATALLLGRRSYELFAPVWPGMVDDFAGYNAMPRYVVSRTLETDDDRWPATVLRSLDDVRALKETEGGPILVQGSAELGAALADADLVDRYHLLVFPVLLGAGKRFFSTADRDWVRLSLVEHAVYPNGVQKQVFDVIR from the coding sequence ATGCGGCAGCTCATCGTGACGGGATTCATGTCGACGGACGGGGTCATGCAGGGACCCGGCGGCGACGAGGGGTGGCGCAACGACGGCTGGACCTTCAAGGCCGTCGACTTCGACCCGAGCGCGTACGAGATCAAGGGGCGCGAGCAGGGGGAGGCGACGGCGCTGCTGCTCGGGCGCCGCAGCTACGAGCTCTTCGCGCCCGTGTGGCCGGGCATGGTCGACGACTTCGCCGGCTACAACGCGATGCCGCGCTACGTGGTCTCGCGCACGCTGGAGACGGACGACGACCGCTGGCCCGCGACCGTGCTGCGCTCGCTGGACGACGTCCGCGCGCTCAAGGAGACCGAGGGCGGCCCTATCCTCGTGCAGGGCAGCGCCGAGCTCGGAGCCGCTCTCGCGGACGCCGATCTCGTCGACCGCTACCACCTGCTGGTCTTCCCCGTGCTGCTGGGTGCGGGCAAGCGCTTCTTCAGCACCGCCGACCGCGACTGGGTCAGGCTGTCGCTGGTGGAGCACGCGGTGTATCCGAACGGCGTCCAGAAGCAGGTGTTCGACGTCATCCGCTGA